The nucleotide sequence AAGAAAGAGACTTAGTCAAAATAACAGGAACAAGAATGGTTCCGACGTTCGTATTTAAAAATAAATCCTTGTTTGGTCTAAGGAGCAAGAAAGAAGTTCTAATTGGATTTGAGCAAAATATAGACGAAATAAGAAACATATTGCATATTGATAGCTGACGTTCCGCCAACTGTTGCTTTTCTGTAAGCAAGTATATTTTTTAACCATTTGTATACGGTTCGGGAGTATAGTAAACATGAAGCGAATGATAAAATCAGGTGATTAGAAAGAGGGAAGAAATAAAATGGGGGACGATGTTAAAAAAATCAAGATGGCTGTCAATGGAGGAATAGGCTTTGGGGCAAAGCTTAATGCAGAACAACTTCTCATGCTCTCAAAATATATGAATGAAAATGAAGAAATTGAACTAACAACCTTCCAACAGCTTTATATACGAATTCCAGAAGAGAAGATGGAAGAGATCATCAAGGAATTCGAAAGTGTTAAATTAGCCTGTTACCCAGTTGGGAATTACGTGAAGAGCTTGAGAACCTGTAATTTTTGCAAAGGCGAAGAAGAGGAAGGAATGCCAATAGCAAAAGAGCTAAACCGCCGCATTGCCGGAAAAAGTGTACCATTTACTCTTAAGGTGGCTTATACAGGCTGTCCTGTTGGTTGCGGTGAACCTCTGTTAAGCGACATAGGCATTATGAAAATTAGAGATTATTATAACTTATATGTCGGCGGAAAAGCCAAAGGGAAAGACGCTGAGGTTGGTTCCCTGCTGATGGAGAAGTTAACCCCCCAAGAATTGTACAACACAATAGAAAAATCATTGATGTATATTCCCAGACAGGCAAAAGACGAGAAACCTTCCATAAATTTTTAAAGCGTGTAGGCAGAGAGTCCTTAATTAGCTAAGAGGGAAAAGAGCCGGTTACAACTTTGTAACCGGCTCTTTTATATGATTATTTTATTCCTTAAGATTACTACGTATATGTTCGTGGATGCAAATCTACGCTTCCTCCCTTTAGGCAGTTGACGCGCTGATGAGCTAAGCCTATATACAAAAATTACACTTTTACTGTAAAAATTTCTCTGGATAATATAGATTCTACGAAAAAATTTAACAGAAAATTTTTAAAAAACCTACCATTCGAAAAATAATTATGTTATATTCATAAATATTACAGTATAACTGTAAAATATTTTTGGATATTTCATTATATTCCTACGATTTATTACAGTAAGACTAGAATTTTATGAGGTGCTTAATTCTATGGAAGACATTCACAAAAAAATCAAAGCTTTACGTCTCCAAAACAACCTAACATTGAAGGAACTAAGTGAAGAAACTGGATTATCACTTAGCTTTCTTTCGCAAATCGAAAGGGGGACTTCCTCACTATCCATTACATCTCTGAAGAAATTGGCTGATGCACTAGGAGTCTCAATGATCTTCTTTTTTGAAGACGATAAAGAAAACCAAAACTATTTATTAAGAAAAAGCGATCAAAGAATATTTCAAGTAAATGGTGGAGAACAGAGGTACGTCCGCTTGTCCGGTACATTTCCAGACAGGAAACTGGAGCCGCTAATGGTTATACTTCCCCCAAAAATGAAAGAGGAACAGAGTTACAGTCATTCGGGAGAGGAGTTTTATTATGTCTTGCAAGGTGAGGTCATTTTTCATTTAAACCAGGACGGCTATCATCTGAAAGCTGGCGACACTATTCACTTTCCTTCTGAACTTTTGCATGCGTGGGAAAACCCAACTTCGGAGGAAACAATCATTTTGAGTATATCAACACCTATCATTTTCTAATTGACACAAAGGAGTGTAGAACAAATGAGAGTAGCGACAGATATCGGGGGTACTTTTACAGATCTTGTATATGTTGATGAAAACGGTTTCGTAGGAGTAGCAAAAAGCAATACCACTCCACCGAACTTTGAGAAAGGTGTACTTGACGTTATTGAGAAAGCTGGTATTAAAAGCGAGCAATTGTCGATGTTTATTCATGGAACAACGGTCATTATCAATGCGCTAACTGAGCGCAAAGGGGCCAAAATGGGGTTGATTACGACAGAAGGATTCCGGGATATTTTAGAAATTGCAAGAGGCAACAGGCCGGATCTATTCAATGTTCGATACAAAAAACCAGAACCGTTCGTTGAACGGCATTTGCGACTCGAGGTAAGTGAACGTCTCAATTATAAAGGTGAGATTCTATCCCCTCTGCATCGAGAAGATATAGAAAGATGTGTGGATTACTTTAAAAAAGAGGGTGTGGAGGCGATTGCCGTTTCTTACATGCATTCTTATGTTAATCCGGCACATGAAATAGAGACAGTAAAGATTATTAAAGAGCTATGGCCAGAAGTATTTGTGACAGCGTCGAGCGATATCACAAAAGAATGGCGTGAATATGAAAGAACTAATACAGCCGTTTTAAATGCTTATGTCCAGCCCGCCGCTACTACATACATTGATAAATTAGACAAGAAATTACGGGAACAAACTGAGATAGATCAGCGTTACATCATGCAATCAAATGGCGGGACAACAAGATTTAACAGTGCCAAAGCGGCGCCTATTAACATGGTTGAGTCCGGGCCGGTGGCCGGTATTTTTGGAGCCGCTGTTCTTGGGGAACTGATCGGTGAAAAAAACATCATTGCATTTGATATTGGTGGAACTACAGCAAAATGTTCACTCATTGAAAACGGGGAAGTGAAAGTTTCTACAGATTACTATATTGAGAGAGATAGCCGAAATGCAGGATACCCGATTAAAGCACCTGTTGTCGATATTGTGGAAATCGGAAATGGAGGCGGTTCCATCGCTTGGATAGATGATGCAGGCTCATTGAAAGTCGGGCCGCAATCTGCCGGTGCGATGCCTGGACCAGTCGCATACGGATTGGGCGGCACGGCTCCAACCACAACAGATGCTAACTTATTGACAGGCCGGCTGTCTCCTAAAAACTTCGACTACGATGTGGATATGGATCATGTAAAAGAAGTGATCCAGAAGAAAATAGGTGATCAATTTGAGATTTCTGCCGAAGAAGCAGCCCTTGGCATTATTCGTATTGCTAACTCGAACATGTTGAATGCATTAAAATTAATTTCTATTCGAAAAGGGCATAATCCGCAGGACTTCACTTTGCTGGCGTTTGGTGGAGGCGGATCGATGCACGCTCCGGCACTTGCACTCGAGCTCGGTGTTAAAAAAGTCATCGTACCAATTGCTTCACCGGTATTCTCTGCCTGGGGAATGCTTATGACTGACTTGCGGCATGATTATATCCAAACATATATCAAACGGATAAATGAGCTTTCTCTTGCCGAAATGGATGCACAATGGGAAGAAATCGAAAAACAGGCGCTTACCTATTATGAAGCTGAAGGGATGGAAGCTGGGACAATTGAATTCCATCGCTTTGCGGATATGCGCTATCTAGGACAAGAGCATACGGTAAAAGTTCCTGTTCCTAATGGCAAATGGACCGAGGAAGATAAACAGGCGATCATTGAAAAGTTCCATGAGCTTCACGAGAAGAATTACACATTTAAACTGGTTGATTCACCGACTGAAATTGTCAATCTCCATGTAACGGCTTTTGGCAAAGTGCCTAAACCGGTCATTGGAAAGATTACACGTGAAGGTTCTATAGAAGAAGCGAAAAAAGAAACACGTGATGTTTACTTCGAGCAAAAAGGGTGGGTTAGCACACCAGTTTACGATCGGGACAAACTTCCGCCAAATGAAGTAGTTCATGGACCCGCAGTAATAGAAGAAAAAGCAGCCGTCACTGTTATTTATGAAGGACAGCAGTTGCACCTGGATGACTTTGGAAACATCATTATCGAAATGGAGGCAAAGTAATATGACAACTTCTGTAAAAGTGGATCCGTTTACACTGGAAATCGTTAAAGATTCTCTTTTGGCAGCTGGGGACGAGATGTTTGTGGCCCTTGCTCGCACATCCATGAGTCCTATCATTTACGAAGTACTTGACTATGCCAGCGGTTTGACTGATGCACAGGGAAATCTTCTTACTCAAGGCAATGGTGTTACCGGATTTATCGGAATGCTTACCTTTATGGTAAAGGAAACACTGAAGAAATATCCTGGCGATAAGCTGAAGCCTGGAGATGTTATTATCATCAATGACCCTTATAACGGAGGAGGATCCCATCTTTCCGATGTTGGACTTGTTATGCCGATTTTCTATGAAGGTGAACTCATTGCCTTCTCGGCAAACAAGGCCCATTGGACAGAGGTCGGCGGGAAGGATCCCGGCTCATTTACAAACGATGCCGTAGACATTTTTCAAGAAGGCCTTCAATTCAATTGTATTAAATTATATGAAGAAGACCGCTTAAATGAAGGCATTGTTGAAATTATTCGCTCCAACGTCCGCTTTCCGGACCTGTCATTAGGGGACATGTGGGCGCAGGTTGCCGCCTTACGCACAGGCGACCGCCGATTAAAAGAACTTTGTGAAAAGCATAGCAAAGAAACTATTCTGACAGCTATTAATTACTTATTGGATCATGGAGAGATCATTTCTCGACAAGAAATTAAAAAGCTGCCAAAGGGTGTTTTTGAAGCGGAAGATTATATTGATACAGACGGCATGGGCAACGGACCATTTAAAATTAAAGTAAAGGTAACAATTACGGATGACGAATTTATTTGTGATTTTCGGGGAAGCCATCCACAGGTGCCAGGCCCGATGAACTGTTCCTATACAGGACTCATGTCAGCTGTGCGATCTATTTTCCTGGCTATAACAAACCCTGAGCAAGATGTGAACGATGGAGTGTTTAGGCCACTTCAGGTACTTGTTGACAAAAAATCAATTATGTCTGCCGAGCGACCAGTTCCTGTCTCTAACTATTTTGAGACGCTCTTAGGAAGTTTAGACTTAGTCTGGAAAGCTTTGGCGCCACACTTGCCAGAACGGCTGACTGCAGGACACCATTTGTCCGTTTGTGCCGTAACATTGTCTGGCAATCACCAAGATACAGAGGAACCTTTCCTTATTGTTGAACCTTCTGTTGGAGGATGGGGTGGAGGCGCTGGACAAGATGGCGCTTCAGGTCAGTTCTGTATCGCAGATGGCGAGACGTATAACGTTCCGGTCGAAGTAGCGGAAACACGTTATGGTGTTCTTATTGATGAATATAGTCTTCGCCAGGACGGCAATGGGGCAGGTGCAGGTGAATACATTGGCGGAAAAGGGGTCATCCGTGCTTATCGCGCATTATCTGATAACCAGGCCGCCACAGTTACCTTTGGCCGCAATAAATTTTATCCGTGGGGAATGAACAAAGGCCATGAAGGTTCGCCAAACGAGTTCTATGTTCATAAGGCAAATGGGGAGATAGATGGACCATATGGCGTTTATCCGCGGTACAAGCTTCAAAAGAACGATGTGGTGCGCCTGATGACAGGAACAGGAGGCGGTTATGGCAGTCCGTCCAAGCGTCCAGCCGCCCAAGTGGCCAAGGATGTGAAAAATGGTTATTTTACTGTCGAAGAGGCAAAAGCACACTTCCTCGTTGACATCGACCCGGATACTTTTGACTACCAAGAGCTGCCAGGCAGACTATCATAATTGGAGGCATTCATATGGATATTAAAGAACCAAAAGTCACAAAAGAAATTGTTCAAACCCTTTTTCAGAATCAATTCCAAGGCACGGAAGTAAAGTTCGGTTTTGTTTCCATCCCAGCCGGAGAGCGCCTTCCCTTAGAGGGAACGGGTGTTCATGAAGAACATGAGTATTCGTATATTCTCAAGGGCACTTTAGCTGGTGAGAGCGGGGGACAGCCTTATAAAATTAATGCGGGGGAAGCGTCTTATATTCCTGCTGGAGAGCACCATTGGTGTGTCAATGAAGGGGAAAGTGCTTGCGAATTGATCTATGCATTGGTGAAAAGTTGATAATAAAGTGAAAAATAGAATAGGAAGACATAGGTGCTTCCTATTCTATTTTTATACCATAAAAAGGATGTGAAAGAATGGAGCAAACGAATACAGTGGAAGTGACAAAGAAAACAAGTTCAGAGGGATTCATGGGCCAAGATCAGGCATTGGATTCTATCCCCGAATCTGCTCGGCAGCATTGGCTGACTCCAGCGATGATTTTTGGCGGATTAGAATTTACCATTCCAGTTTTAATGGTTGGCTCTACATTAACCGGAAGTTTTGGGTTGTCAAAAATACTTTTAATACTTCTCATTTCATTATTCGGCATTCAATGGGTTGGAAATACCTTGCAAGGATATATAGGCGCGAAAACAGGGCGCTCTTCTTCTGTTATTTCCCGTTCCAGCTTCGGTGATGTTCAGGCAAAAGTCATTGTTGGATTTACCATTTTTATCGTTTCACTTGGCTGGTGGGCATTGCAAACGGCTGTTGCGGGAAATGCGATTTCTGCGATGTTTGGCATAGATTACAAGAGTAATTGGGTTGGCTGGGCGATTGTCACCGTCATATGCGGATTACTTTTTGCATTGCCGTCTATCATCGGTTACAGCTCGATGAAATGGACAGATTATATCGCCGTTCCCGCTGGCCTTATTTTAATAGCTGGGGGAATATACTACGCATTAAGAAATACAGGCTGGGAGGCGATCGCTTCATGGCATCCAGAACCTACGATGACAATATGGGCTGCCATTAGTTTAGTGATCGGAGTAAATGTTTCTCAGTGGGTCATTGCCTCGGATTATACACGCTATGCAAAGCCCACCTGGAAAGACAATATTATTATTCCGAGTGGCATTATATTCGTGGGTTTTCCTCTTTTCATTGTTGGGGCTATAATGGCCGTAGGAGTGGGGGATGCCGATATCGTGAATGTTATGATGGGCATGGGTTTTCCTATTTGGGGCTTTCTTATTTTATGGTTTGCGACTTGGACATCGCAACTTGTCAATAACTATAGCATGGGATTAGCTTTAGCAAATATTTTTAATGTCAACTCCGGGAAAGGGAGAGCACTCCTCACACTTCTTGGCACGATTCTGGCAATTATTGTCGCGCTATTGGGAATACTTGAACATTTTATGGACTTCTTATACTTAACAGCCTTGCTTTACCCAGCTATAGGAGGCGTCATGATGGGTGATTTCTTCTTTATTCGCAAACAACAGTGGGAGGATTGCAGAGGGTGGAACTGGATGGCCACCATTGCCTTACTCGCGGGAATCGTTGTCGGCTATCTTACACAATATGTATCCCCATGGGGGCTGCCAGCCGTTCAATCCCTCCTTATTTCCCTCGTTGTGTACATCGTTGCAATGAAGATAAAAAAGAACGTAGCGCCGGATCAGTTTACAGCATAGCCCTATGTTAACCAAGAATTATCACCTATTTAATAGTAAGTAAAGAACATACCCATGAACAAACGAAATAAAAAGCCGGTCCCTTTAAAATAAAAGGTGGCCGGCTTTTTTTCTAGCCTATGCTATTTGAAATAATGAGCAGGGGAGCTAAGGTATTTTTCTCCTGTTCTAGGGACATTCATTTCATCAGGCATTTTTAAAAACAAGGTTTATTCAGGAATATATGGATAGTATGAGGGAAATATAACATGTGGCAAGGAATAAAAAAACTTTGGAGGATCGTTCATGAAAAATAACCAATCCAATCATCAAAGCCAGACGAATGAAGAACACGAAAACACATTAACGAATCGGCAGGGTCATCCTGTGACGAATAATCAAAATATGAGAACGGTTGGAAATCGCGGTCCAGCCATGTTAGAGAATTATGATTTTATTGAGAAAGTCAGCCATTTTGATAGAGAACGGATTCCAGAGCGCGTCGTGCATGCGCGTGGTGCCGGAGCCCATGGCTATTTTGAGGCCTATGGAACAGCTGGAAAGGAACCTGTTTCAAAGTACACGAGGGCGAAACTGTTTCAAGAAAAAGGCAAAAAAACGCCTGTTTTTGTACGTTTTTCGTCAGTTATCCATGGAGGGCATTCTCCGGAAACGTTGCGTGATCCTCGCGGCTTTGCCGTGAAATTTTATACAGAGGATGGGAACTGGGATCTTGTCGGGAATAACTTGAAAATTTTCTTTATCCGTGATGCGATGAAGTTCCCGGATATGATTCATGCATTTAAGCCTGATCCAGTGACGAATATCCAAGATCCAGAGAGGTTTTTTGACTTTTGTGCAAGCTCTCCGGAATCTTTCCATATGGTGACTTTTGTTTATTCTCCTTGGGGAATTCCTGCGAACTATCGCATGATGCAAGGTTCTGGAGTGAACACGTACCGCTGGGTTAACAATGAAGGAAAAGCAGTCCTTGTTAAATATCACTGGGAACCGAAACAGGGCATTAAAAACTTGACGATGAAAGAAGCGGGCGAAATTCAAGCTACAAACTTTAATCATGCTACACAAGATTTATATGAAGCTATTGAGCGCGGCGAATATCCGGAGTGGGAGCTTCTTGTACAAGTCATGAGCGATGAAGAGCACCCTGAACTTGATTTTGACCCGCTGGACTGTACAAAATTGTGGCCGGAAGATCAATTCCCATGGCTGCCGGTGGGCAAGATGGTTCTAAACAAAAACCCGGAAGATTATTTTACTGAAGTGGAACAAGCTGCATTTGGCACAGGTGTGCTTGTGGATGGCCTTGATTTTTCTGATGATAAAATGCTGCAGGGCAGAACATTTTCTTATTCAGATACACAGCGTTATCGTGTCGGACCGAATTATCTTCAACTGCCGATTAATGCGCCGAAAAAGCGGGTGGCTACCAATCAGAGCGGCGGACAGATGCAGTATAAAGTTGATCATCCAAATCCTCATATCAACTATGAACCATCCATACTGGACGGCCTGAAAGAAGCCAAACAGCATGGCAAGGAACATACGCCACATGTGGAAGGGAATATTGTACGCGAGTCGATTGAACGGACGAACGATACAAAACAGGCAGGCGAAACGTATCGCCAATTCGAACAGTGGGAAAAGGATGAATTGATCGCAAACCTTGTAGCCGATCTTTCACGATGCGACCAGCGCATTCAAGATAAAATGATTTCTTATGCGGAGGAAGCAGATGAAGAGTATGGCCGCCGTTTAAGAGAAGGATTAGCCAATGCGCCAAAGGGAGGCTCTACCCGTAAGCCACTTGGAGATAACCATGCAGAGGATGCTACCAAACAAGCTGTAGAAAAAGGGCATGACGCTGATCCATACTAAATAGTTGAAAAAAGCCATAAACGAAATGTTTATGGCTTTTTTTTCGAGCTTTGCAGAGGAGAAAAAACTGCCTTCTTCTGAAGATTCTTGCCTACACTTTAGTGTCGGCATAGCAGCTTGCATGCAAAGATAACCAAGGAAGAAACCGAAGAGTGATCGATCGTTGTCTAAGCCTTTGGATGCTCTATTTTAATGGGCAATGTTAGTGAAATGTAAGAAGAAACGTTACTCTTTAAATTGTGCAAAAGAGGCTATTCAGAAAGGATGTCATTAGTTTGCTTGCTATATGACGCTTCAGAAGCATATGTTTCCGGTATCATAAGACCAGTAAAAAACGCTTAATCGGGTATTCAGAAATAGAGAAAAAGCTATAAGGGTTCATCTATACTGCTTATCGGTTATCATACTTCACAGACTATGAACTAAACCTTGTAAAAAGAGACCGAATATAAAGCATAACTTGACTATAAATAAAACCTTGTATTATATTAAATCATATAAGTCTTATAGGAATTTAGGATTTTTTGTTCTAAAACTGACTGACTTGTCAATCAATAAAGGGAAGAAGGGAAAGATAATTGGCAAATACAGATCGCAGAGAGGAACTTTTGCACGCAGCTCTTGAGATTTTCGCTACTAAAGGCTATCATGCCACGAAAATTTCGGACATTGTAAAGCAGACAGGGGTTGCACAAGGGACCTTTTACTGGCATTTCAAAAGCAAAGAGGAAATTGCATTAGAAATTATCGGTACAGGGAAAGAAAATTTGCTTGCAGCGATCCACCAGGGGTACAGGCAAACTTTTGGGACAACCGATGATATGATCAAATCTTCTACAGCTCTTATGAAGAGGATTTTCACTTTTGCTGAGAAAAATCGCAATCTTCTAACTCTCCTGTTAATCAAGGGACAAGGAGCAGATCCTGTAATTAGAGAAGCGGTTGCAGACACGGTTATAAGTATTGAACAGGCATTCAAAAAAAATATTGAAAGAGCGATTGAGCTGGAGATGCTAAATTCTAATCATAATGTTGATTTGCAAGCCAACATGTTAACGAGCCTTGTCATAGGCACACTGTCAAAATGGCTGTTTGGACCGAAGAACGACCTTAGCTATACACCGACCCTTTCTGTCGATGAGATTACTAGGGAATTAGTTGATTTTGAATTTTTTGGTTTGATTGGCCAAAGGAGGGAAACAGATTGACTGTTATTAAACAAGAAAATAAAGAATTCGGTATTTTTAATCAGATGGGCAAACAGGTAGAGGGAGCCTTTGCTCCTAATTCAAAGGGGCTTTCTCCAATCGAACTTCTAGAAGCTTCTTTAGGCATGTGTATTGTTATTTCTCTGCAAAGAATGTTTGAAAGGGACGGCATAACTGTATTAGATCATGAATTTTCAGTGGAGGTATCTGCCAAGAAAGCCCTGGAGGGTCCTTCCCGTGTAGAGAGGTGCAAGGTGGCTGTTACATTTCCGGAACATTTCACCGCTGAGTACAAAAAAAAGCTAATCATTTCGGCGGAAAGGGCATGCACCATAGGCAATACATTAAAACAGGGGGTAATGATTGATATAGAAGAGACAATATAGCATGTTTGTTGTTTAGAATTTTCAACCTTTCGCTTAACTAAAATAAGGAGATTTTAAGATGGAAAAGAATGTACGAAAAATCCCTCAAGCTCAGACCGATGATTTTGCTGTGACCTCTGTGCCGGCAGAACAGAGAAAATCGTCTGTCAATATTGCCATTACAAGTTGTGCCTGGATTATTTCCTTGTCGACGATTGTCACGGGCGGAGCTCTTATTCAAGGACTAAATTTTAAGAATGCGATTTTTGCAGCCATATTCGGTATGTTAATTTTAGCTGTCTATGGATTTTTTCAAGGGGTAATGGGCGCTAAATATGGAATCTCAACTACGGTTCTGGCCCGCCAGGCTTTTGGGCGTTATGGCGCGAGCTTATTCGGGATTGTATTAGCTTTAACCCTTGGAGTTGGATGGTTTGGCTGGCAGGTTGCTTTTTTTGGGACGACCATTTCTGAAATGTTTCCAAATGTTTGGCTCGCACAGCCTGAGGTGGCTATCGTTTGGGGAGGCATCTTAATGATGTGTACAGCCTTTATCGGTTACCGCGGACTTGCTGCCTTAAGCTTTATTGCTGTTCCCTTAGTTGTCATCTTATCGATTTGGGGGATTGTGAGTGCTGTCAATTATTCTGGAAGCTGGCATGCTTTATTATCATTTGAGCCAGCAGGCGACCCGATGACTGTTTTCGCGGGAATTACGATCGTCGTTGGAAATGCAGCCTTGGGTGCAGTAGTCTTTCCGGATGTAACGAGATATGCCAAAAGTGCGGCTTCCGGCGGCATTAGTGCATCTGTCGGTTATTTTCTTGGAGGGGTTTTCTGTATTATTGCTGGGGCCGCAATGGCCATTGCAGCCCAAGTTCCTGATATCGGGTCTACACCAAACATCCCAGCTGCCATGAGCAAGCTAGGACTAGGATTTTTTGCCTTTTTGATTTTAATTTTTGCCCAATGGACAACAAATGACAACAACTTATATACCGGCTCTTTGGGTCTTCGGAATGTTGTGAAAATCCCTAAAAAAGTCTTGGTTGTTTGTATGGGGGTTATTGGGATCCTCATTGCACTCATGGGTATTCAAGATATGTTTGTGCCATTCTTATCGTTCTTAGGGTTATATGTTCCCCCGATTGCAGGTGTAATGATTGCGGATCACTGGATTGTAGGGCCTAAGATTCGAAATAAGAAATATGAATTTGGGCCAGGATCGACGTATTCGGGATTAAACATTGCGGCGATTGTATCTGTAGTGATCGGTGGTTTTGTTACTTCTAAATTATCATTTGGTATTGGACCGATTAATTCTACTCTTCTTGCTTTCTTAATTTATATTGTTCTTACTTTTATTTTGAACAAATTAAACCTGCGTTACGAGCTTGGAGAAGTAAAGGAAGAGTCATCTGGATTTTAAGCGAATAGAAGGAGGAAAAGCTTCATGGAGAAACAACAAAATCAATGGGTGTTCGGAGTAGATGTCGGTGGAACGTTTACCGATTTAGTGGCTATCGACAGACACGGTAAAATGGTTTCAACTAAAACCCCTTCAACACCTGATCAATCAGATGGTGTCATGAATGGAATTAAGAAAGTCTCCGAAATCATTGGAGTGGATATAAAAGTTCTTTTAGCGAACAGTCCATTAGTTGTCCACGGAACAACCGTAGCGACAAACTCATTACTAGAGTATAACGGTGCGAAAGTAGGGTTGCTTACGACAGAGGGATTCCGTGACGAAATTGAATTCCGCCGTGCCTATAAGGAAAGCGTATTTTCTCCGCGCCTTCAGGCGCCCTTTCAAATTGTTCCAAGAAGATATCGAGTGGGGATCCCGGAACGTCTAGATCATGCGGGAAAAGTAATCAAAGAGTTAGATGAAGCAGCTGTACGTCAGGCCGTCCGCGACTTTGTTGAGGAGGGAATCGAGGCTATTGCGGTATGCTTCCTATTCAGCTTCATGAATCCTTCCCACGAAAGCCGGGTAAGAGAGATTATCCAGGAAGAAGCTCCTGGAATGTTTGTTTCCTTATCTTACGAAGTGTTGCCACAAATTCGGGAGTTTGAACGCGTCAGCACGACCATTGTAAATGCCTTTACAGGGCCATCAATGCAAAGCTATTTAAACCATTTGGATGAACGTCTCCGTGCAGACGGTTTTACAGGTGAATTATTTGTTATGCAATCAAATGGAGGAGTCCAAAACGTCTTACAGAGTGGGAAATTTGCAGCCGGCGCTCTTCTCTCAGGGCCGGCAGGAGGG is from Bacillus sp. PK3_68 and encodes:
- a CDS encoding hydantoinase/oxoprolinase family protein; translation: MRVATDIGGTFTDLVYVDENGFVGVAKSNTTPPNFEKGVLDVIEKAGIKSEQLSMFIHGTTVIINALTERKGAKMGLITTEGFRDILEIARGNRPDLFNVRYKKPEPFVERHLRLEVSERLNYKGEILSPLHREDIERCVDYFKKEGVEAIAVSYMHSYVNPAHEIETVKIIKELWPEVFVTASSDITKEWREYERTNTAVLNAYVQPAATTYIDKLDKKLREQTEIDQRYIMQSNGGTTRFNSAKAAPINMVESGPVAGIFGAAVLGELIGEKNIIAFDIGGTTAKCSLIENGEVKVSTDYYIERDSRNAGYPIKAPVVDIVEIGNGGGSIAWIDDAGSLKVGPQSAGAMPGPVAYGLGGTAPTTTDANLLTGRLSPKNFDYDVDMDHVKEVIQKKIGDQFEISAEEAALGIIRIANSNMLNALKLISIRKGHNPQDFTLLAFGGGGSMHAPALALELGVKKVIVPIASPVFSAWGMLMTDLRHDYIQTYIKRINELSLAEMDAQWEEIEKQALTYYEAEGMEAGTIEFHRFADMRYLGQEHTVKVPVPNGKWTEEDKQAIIEKFHELHEKNYTFKLVDSPTEIVNLHVTAFGKVPKPVIGKITREGSIEEAKKETRDVYFEQKGWVSTPVYDRDKLPPNEVVHGPAVIEEKAAVTVIYEGQQLHLDDFGNIIIEMEAK
- a CDS encoding cytosine permease, translated to MEQTNTVEVTKKTSSEGFMGQDQALDSIPESARQHWLTPAMIFGGLEFTIPVLMVGSTLTGSFGLSKILLILLISLFGIQWVGNTLQGYIGAKTGRSSSVISRSSFGDVQAKVIVGFTIFIVSLGWWALQTAVAGNAISAMFGIDYKSNWVGWAIVTVICGLLFALPSIIGYSSMKWTDYIAVPAGLILIAGGIYYALRNTGWEAIASWHPEPTMTIWAAISLVIGVNVSQWVIASDYTRYAKPTWKDNIIIPSGIIFVGFPLFIVGAIMAVGVGDADIVNVMMGMGFPIWGFLILWFATWTSQLVNNYSMGLALANIFNVNSGKGRALLTLLGTILAIIVALLGILEHFMDFLYLTALLYPAIGGVMMGDFFFIRKQQWEDCRGWNWMATIALLAGIVVGYLTQYVSPWGLPAVQSLLISLVVYIVAMKIKKNVAPDQFTA
- a CDS encoding hydantoinase B/oxoprolinase family protein, producing MTTSVKVDPFTLEIVKDSLLAAGDEMFVALARTSMSPIIYEVLDYASGLTDAQGNLLTQGNGVTGFIGMLTFMVKETLKKYPGDKLKPGDVIIINDPYNGGGSHLSDVGLVMPIFYEGELIAFSANKAHWTEVGGKDPGSFTNDAVDIFQEGLQFNCIKLYEEDRLNEGIVEIIRSNVRFPDLSLGDMWAQVAALRTGDRRLKELCEKHSKETILTAINYLLDHGEIISRQEIKKLPKGVFEAEDYIDTDGMGNGPFKIKVKVTITDDEFICDFRGSHPQVPGPMNCSYTGLMSAVRSIFLAITNPEQDVNDGVFRPLQVLVDKKSIMSAERPVPVSNYFETLLGSLDLVWKALAPHLPERLTAGHHLSVCAVTLSGNHQDTEEPFLIVEPSVGGWGGGAGQDGASGQFCIADGETYNVPVEVAETRYGVLIDEYSLRQDGNGAGAGEYIGGKGVIRAYRALSDNQAATVTFGRNKFYPWGMNKGHEGSPNEFYVHKANGEIDGPYGVYPRYKLQKNDVVRLMTGTGGGYGSPSKRPAAQVAKDVKNGYFTVEEAKAHFLVDIDPDTFDYQELPGRLS
- a CDS encoding cupin domain-containing protein, giving the protein MDIKEPKVTKEIVQTLFQNQFQGTEVKFGFVSIPAGERLPLEGTGVHEEHEYSYILKGTLAGESGGQPYKINAGEASYIPAGEHHWCVNEGESACELIYALVKS
- a CDS encoding catalase — its product is MKNNQSNHQSQTNEEHENTLTNRQGHPVTNNQNMRTVGNRGPAMLENYDFIEKVSHFDRERIPERVVHARGAGAHGYFEAYGTAGKEPVSKYTRAKLFQEKGKKTPVFVRFSSVIHGGHSPETLRDPRGFAVKFYTEDGNWDLVGNNLKIFFIRDAMKFPDMIHAFKPDPVTNIQDPERFFDFCASSPESFHMVTFVYSPWGIPANYRMMQGSGVNTYRWVNNEGKAVLVKYHWEPKQGIKNLTMKEAGEIQATNFNHATQDLYEAIERGEYPEWELLVQVMSDEEHPELDFDPLDCTKLWPEDQFPWLPVGKMVLNKNPEDYFTEVEQAAFGTGVLVDGLDFSDDKMLQGRTFSYSDTQRYRVGPNYLQLPINAPKKRVATNQSGGQMQYKVDHPNPHINYEPSILDGLKEAKQHGKEHTPHVEGNIVRESIERTNDTKQAGETYRQFEQWEKDELIANLVADLSRCDQRIQDKMISYAEEADEEYGRRLREGLANAPKGGSTRKPLGDNHAEDATKQAVEKGHDADPY
- a CDS encoding glutaredoxin domain-containing protein, with the protein product MSKVQLELYTRPTCSDCQAGKEFLSKNNVSYVDYDLTKQPSKERDLVKITGTRMVPTFVFKNKSLFGLRSKKEVLIGFEQNIDEIRNILHIDS
- a CDS encoding XRE family transcriptional regulator yields the protein MEDIHKKIKALRLQNNLTLKELSEETGLSLSFLSQIERGTSSLSITSLKKLADALGVSMIFFFEDDKENQNYLLRKSDQRIFQVNGGEQRYVRLSGTFPDRKLEPLMVILPPKMKEEQSYSHSGEEFYYVLQGEVIFHLNQDGYHLKAGDTIHFPSELLHAWENPTSEETIILSISTPIIF